One Aphelocoma coerulescens isolate FSJ_1873_10779 chromosome 5, UR_Acoe_1.0, whole genome shotgun sequence DNA segment encodes these proteins:
- the RIC8A gene encoding synembryn-A: protein MELQAVVSTLESGEQDTVLKVLQVYNQEKSQCFTFEDEEREERKKMAQLLIRFLERELQPSCQVTCLESIRILSRDKHCLDPFTTKEGLKTLSRHAGIDYSEELIREVPDLDVILESLKCLCNIVFSSAMAQELTAEGRLVVGLARRIKLYNERSLPHDIKFFDLRLLFLLTALRVDVRQQLAQELRGISLMTDTLELTLGVKWLDPYEVATEEGLLPPLPRQETERAMEILKVLFNITFDSSKREVDEEDAALYRHLGALLRHCLMISADGEDRTEEFHSHTVNLLGNLPLKCLDVLLTPKVQPGSLEYMGVNMDAVSILLDFLERRLDRGHKLKENLTPVLNLLTESARVHRQTRKFLKARVLPPLRDVRNRPEVGNSLRNKLVRLMTHIDTDVKHCAAEFLFVLCKESVSRFVKYTGYGNAAGLLAARGLMAGGREEGEYSEDEDTDTEEYKEAKPNINPVTGRVEEKLPNPMEGMTEEQKEHEAMKLVNMFDKLSREKVIQPMGITPSGNLAPMENAIRNIADERSSSDSDLGLD from the exons ATGGAGCTCCAGGCTGTGGTATCCACGCTGGAAAGCGGGGAGCAGGACACGGTTCTCAAGGTTCTCCAGGTCTACAACCAAGAG aAATCTCAGTGCTTCACCTTCGAGGATGAGGAGCGGGAAGAGAGGAAG AAAATGGCCCAGCTGCTGATCAGGTTCCTggagagggagctgcagccGTCCTGCCAGGTCACCTGCCTGGAGAGCATCCGCATCCTGTCCCGGGACAAGCACTGCCTCGACCCTTTCACCACCAAGGAAGGCCTGAAGACCCTCTCCAGGCACGCCGGCATCGATTACTCGGAGGAGCTCATCCGGGAGGTCCCAGACTTGGATGTAATCCTGGAATCCCTGAAATGCCTGTGCAACATTGTGTTCAGCAGCGCCATGGCGCAGGAGCTGACGGCAGAGGGGCGGCTGGTGGTGGGGCTGGCCCGGCGCATCAAGCTCTACAACGAGCGCAGTCTTCCTCACGACATCAAGTTCTTCGACCTGcgcctgctgttcctgctgacGGCCCTCAGGGTGGACGTCCGGCAGCAGCTCGCCCAGGAGCTCCGAGGCATCAGCCTCATGACAGACACCCTGGAGCTCACCCTCGGCGTCAAGTGGTTGGACCCCTACGAAGTTGCCACCGAGGAGGGACTTCTCCCACCTTTGCCGCGGCAGGAGACGGAGCGAGCCATGGAGATCCTCAAAGTGCTCTTCAACATCACCTTTGATTCCAGCAAGAGGGAGGTGGACGAG GAAGATGCTGCTTTGTACCGGCACTTGGGTGCCCTCCTGCGCCACTGCCTCATGATCTCCGCCGACGGCGAGGACCGCACCGAGGAGTTCCACAG CCACACGGTCAACCTGCTGGGCAACCTGCCCCTGAAGTGTCTGGATGTGCTGCTGACTCCCAAAGTGCAGCCGGGCTCGCTGGAGTACATGGGCGTCAACATGGATGCGGTCAGCATCCTCCTGGACTTCCTGGAGCGGCGCCTGGACAGG GGCCACAAGCTGAAGGAGAACCTGACCCCTGTGCTGAACCTGCTGACGGAGAGCGCCCGAGTCCACCGGCAGACCAGGAAGTTCCTGAAGGCCAGG GTGCTGCCGCCGCTGCGGGACGTGCGGAACCGGCCGGAGGTGGGGAATTCCCTGCGGAACAAGCTGGTGAGGCTCATGACCCACATCGACACCGACGTCAAGCACTGCGCCGCCGAGTTCCTCTTTGTGCTCTGCAAGGAGAGCG TGTCCCGCTTTGTGAAGTACACGGGCTACGGGAACGCCGCGGGGCTGCTGGCGGCACGGGGCCTCATGGCCGGCGGCCGGGAAGAGGGGGAGTACTCGGAGGATGAAGACACGGACACGGAGGAGTACAAAGAGGCAAAGCCCAA cATCAACCCCGTGACGGGACGTGTGGAGGAGAAGCTGCCCAACCCCATGGAAGGGATGACAGAGGAGCAGAAGGAGCATGAAGCCATGAAATTGGTCAACATGTTTGACAAGTTGTCCAG ggagaagGTGATCCAGCCCATGGGCATCACCCCGAGCGGCAACCTGGCGCCCATGGAGAACGCCATCCGCAACATCGCCGACGAGCGCTCGTCCTCCGACTCGGACCTGGGGCTGGACTGA